The Dioscorea cayenensis subsp. rotundata cultivar TDr96_F1 chromosome 7, TDr96_F1_v2_PseudoChromosome.rev07_lg8_w22 25.fasta, whole genome shotgun sequence genome includes a region encoding these proteins:
- the LOC120264431 gene encoding protein PALE CRESS, chloroplastic: MDAMASCLPMRLPFLSSFSRPRPRCHRAPPSFPAFKSKRPLCRALHSNEEEFVIGEDDQAASLPKEFYDDEWQARQRKKTAEWHAYRRKEEEKERMKDDEYREIGSRLKGYPEEEVHKARRLVSSFIRSAEEVEQKIEEAAEKGELTELVLMVIWNRLDLARRDDEKDVIRSLDLLYRRIETEILKRESTPAMRLLNDLLNLHDGFDDDSWLKKCRKCMVDTFPYEDPFSMLVPSGFDVAEHQGRIGLPPEDDDVILRADFIREVDELLQEVRAEQNIVQLPDGFDAEAVAMRLKQQEKQRTISQVEALLELAVTLKW; this comes from the exons ATGGACGCCATGGCTTCGTGCCTGCCTATGCGCTTACCATTTCTCTCCTCTTTCTCGCGACCAAGACCTCGCTGCCACCGAGCTCCTCCCTCCTTTCCGGCATTCAAATCCAAGCGCCCACTATGCCGAG CGTTGCATTCGAATGAGGAGGAATTCGTCATCGGTGAGGATGACCAAGCTGCTTCGCTTCCCAAAGAGTTTTATGATGAT GAATGGCAAGCTCGACAAAGAAAGAAGACTGCTGAATGGCACGCCTATCGtcgaaaggaagaagaaaaagagcgAATGAAGGATGATGAATATCGTGAAATTGGCTCACGCCTTAAGGGGTACCCTGAGGAAGAAGTTCACAAAGCAAGAAGGCTTGTCTCTAGCTTTATCAGGTCTGCTGAAGAAGTTGAACAG AAAATTGAGGAGGCTGCTGAGAAAGGTGAACTTACGGAACTTGTTCTAATGGTTATATGGAACAGGCTTGATCTTGCTCGAAGAGAT GATGAAAAGGATGTCATTAGAAGCTTGGACCTTTTATATAGGAGGATAGAG acGGAAATTTTGAAGAGGGAATCTACACCTGCAATGAGATTGCTAAATGATCTCTTAAACCTCCATGACGGGTTTGATGATGATTCATGGTTGAAGAAATGTAGAAAATGCATGGTTGACACCTTTCCTTATGAGGATCCATTCAGTATGCTCGTTCCATCTGGGTTCGATGTTGCTGAG CATCAAGGCCGCATCGGTCTTCCACCTGAGGATGACGATGTGATATTACGAGCCGATTTTATTAGAGAAGTTGATGAACTACTGCAAGAAGTTCGAGCTGAACAGAACATTGTCCAGCTCCCAGACGGGTTTGACGCGGAAGCAGTTGCAATGAGATTGAAACAACAGGAAAAACAACGAACAATTAGCCAGGTAGAAGCTCTACTAGAATTAGCCGTTACATTAAAATGGTAa